The DNA window tattatttatagcaTTTACATTAGTTAGTACATGGGCATTTTCATTcttatattatcttttatatatttcaaaaaaccTCTTACTAATATACTACATATCATaagtttaaataaatgtttcAAGTGTATAAAAAGagtgattttttatttttctataattattcttgaaaattataatttttattaaagtttacattatatcattatttctaaaaagaATGCTTGTAAATGAATATATCTAATTACTACTccttttaattaaatgtatatatatatatatatatatataagcattaaaaaataaaaaaattaaaacttgCATAATATGTGCAAATATCAGAATAacataaattagaaaataggtttatataattttatgaacaataaaaataaaaaaaaattattttttcatttatttactttagtatatataatatagcaatatttataaaatataattaaaccaaaattacttatataaaaaataaattaataaatattggTATCCTACTACTTATTGGAAAAGAAGAGTACtacacaaaattaataattccatacttttaattactactaaaattaaattatcatgtatatatattgactattttttagaaatagcCCGAGAACTGAcctttgaaaaataaattaaaaagtaatattatacttatgcattgcatatgaaaaaaattcttatttttttacttttattttattaaaaaaaatataaattatatatactaaagATTTACTAatagtttatataaattctatgtatatttacatattcctaaaataaaataaaaacttaaaatatttatagaaaaCATTAAGATATATCTtcaatgcataaatatatacctataCATGATGAAACtgttgtataaaatatatttttgttttatttttttttaatgtcgatttaaatttttgtagATATATGTcacattttttgaaattcacttctatacgtatataaaaaaaaggatttgTGCATACTATCTTTTAATATGTGATTAAATTtgattcatttatttaatattttaatgacataataattaaaaaacattatactatatttacatataaattttcagtttaatataaatttaattaaatattttaattattaattaacaCAATAATAAAGAACAATAACAAAGggataattatttttaatttttcatttaactgtaatgatatataatcccaatttagaaaataattatagatgatatatattttaaatgcctattctttcaatatttataaattcattcttttatgatgcaaaaaaacaaaatttatgatagatatatttaaagggTAAATCCAAATTAGtggttttataattttatacttaataattataaatagaatctaataattactatataatttatataaatatattttatttattattactaaaagtaaattttttaaaaataagagttcatttattttcgttattttctatttatattttttccaaaaataaaaaaatttatatcttcgacaaaatatgtatatttaaaagaaaaaaaaaaatataaaagtgaACATTGTATACAAACAcctttaataattatgataatttaaaagaattttaaataaaattacctACGATATAAGATATCATCGTTACGAAATGTTAaggataatatattataatttagataaatattcgatatatagtttttttccttgaaaattctataaatgaaagaagcattcgtttatattttatttatatgtaaattattactacacaaaataatatattgtattaaaaatatgatacaaatctaaataaaataaattaacattttatgaaataaacataaaaaaaacaaaatattatatatttaatgtatttttttattatgcaatagtaaattcttattaatatgacaaattatattactgttctaaaaaataaattataaattaagataaaaatcatattatatttttaattataccaTGTGTTTCATACTATCCTGTGGCACTGacattaaaataagataattatttttttattttatgcttttatatacatgttggatatatatttatatatattataaatataatgtatttggAAACATAATCGTTTCATAACCATAACATATTCCATTATTTCACTTCCTCTTAATTTTCGAATATTACAAATTTCCAtttctacaaaaaaatataaatgcgtattttaattaatagtTCTGTATATTATGAGAAATACATAATGATacgaattatttataaatataactttttatttaataaatgattttCGTATACTGATGTAACtaattgaaatatttatttttagcaaaacttattttttcctatatatttttttttatttttatatccaataaaattattcgccgcattttaaattaattgcTCATATTTATCCAAATATAcgtatcatatataaataatttaagctTATTCTCGATATATTTAAGTTAttactaaataaatatatatatcataaatgattattaaatacatacatatatatataaaacatcatttatgcattttaaaaaaatactatataaaacaaataggaagataatatatcagaatatattaaaattttatagttCACATTAATCATCTTACGGTATATCaaaacatttaattatatcttGGTGATTTTATAATGGTTACATATTTCCTGAATATACATCTACGGTGTATTATTCGTAAAAGTactatatattgttttaaattatgtaataaatgaCTTTTTgctgaaatatattatgcataaaaataaatctaacTCTTCTTTTTGATTACATCCTATTTTAAAGCTATAGTAAAATTATGTGAATGTTACATGGCATATACtagcaaaaattaaaactttaTAAATGTCTTTTTGAAACAAAGAGAAGGGATTAATAATATCAAAAGTGCTTCAGCAagtaataattgtaaatcgcataaatgtattttattataaacattttaattaaattttggtcttttttatttttatctttatagCACGGTACATCCAATGCAcaattctaaaaatatatttgctgAAGGATTTTAAAGTATAACTTATTTCTTCAGTAATAAATCTATTCCGATTTACAGCcattaatttatgttttaattttttatatttttatttaagtttttccttatatattttaatttaattagtcctatattctttaaattattatttcatattatcTTTTCTAATGTAGgtttatttttcctatttattttttttttgcttttcttcgttttctttatttccaTATTAATCATATTCTGATGTCTTCTTGTTCAAAATTGCattttttgcttcattttccctcatgtatttttctattaaaataaaatttttgtaatctATTGAATAGTTCCTATTGTTCCTCTGGTTTATCGTTTTTCTAAtctggaaataaaaataagacttaaaaatatattttataaattcataatgTGTTTAACCtcataataagaaaattgtGCTCACACAAATTAAGCAAACaacagcaaaaaaaaaaaaaacaaaaaataataaacaaaaagaaaaaaaccaagtataaatattttaattatactatatcatattattattacagtGACAACTTCATATACAATGgacaaattaataaatttttatgatgagaaggaacttaattttttttttcgtgacatttttccatattacACATAAATTTAGTATAAAAGAAACTGTTCATTATAATGATCATAAttctatttaaataaaagtttcTATTTAAACTCTTCTAACattttaatcatatattttagtttatagatattaattatttaactatacatatatatatatgtacacattgtgttttaaatgataatataaagaagaaaaatacaataattatatagtaatatttctttatatttttacttaatatcctcttaatatatttttagtataaTCTATATAAATTAGGGTAGTAACCAATCCAAAATTTACTAGaaagtttatttttctataatacataatttctggaataaaaaaattacctttatacataaaaaataaaaaacatagataaaaaaaaattcagctaaaattaaaaaatatatattttaaaaattttattttcatgtctatttcgttttgttttgttttattttttttcagaaaTAAACCATGATTATTGAAATACAAGGATATCACTATTTCTACTGATATTTGATGTAACTATAGTATAATGTTATAACTCCTCTACAAACAAAATGTTTAATCCTTCGAAATAATACAACAAAACAATATATTCTACTTATTTCTGATGTAAATACTATATGGAAtactcatatttttaaagaatatttatatgataaacaatattaaattatttaatacacatattaatcatttctattttatatattttaaatatcatACGATCATAATAAAAGATTTCTTCTTAGATGTCTATTTTAGAAATCAAGTATAATTGTatccatattattattttcttctttgttttattttattttattttatttttcttctttataaataaagaaatatatgcacatacataaaactatgaattttagttttttttaatattaaactaattattctataattaacaaatacataaacttaataaaataatgtaaaatggAAAGCgtagaataattaaaaaattaacaatgacacttattcttttttttctttttacttctATACAAAGATAAGTACTTTCACtataaatttctttaataaaaaagaattgatattaatttgttatatataatatcaaatattttatttacattttttttattaattatatatatatataaatatataatataaatataaagtaaaatgggaaaaattcttttagttttttttttttatcgtgAACATGCCTTCAGCATCACATTACATATAACAGcacaattataaattttttttgttcttttattttgaagCCTTCTTAATTtaactttataaaattttattttaaaatttttttataaattataaatattattttatatacgttatagtaaacatatatcaaaagctaaaaacaaataataataaataaataaaatatttcatataaatccAAAATAAAACCCTTTCAttatactcttttttttttttctgctaaTTTTCATCTTATCTAGTAAAAAATCATTATTCAAAGATTTTGTTGTAATACATTTAAACAATATGGCACTTtactaatatttttgaatgtAGTCTtcgaaatgaaaaaataaatataatattaattaagagaaaaaaaataaccttagtgcataaaaaaaaatatcttgaaataaaaaaaaataatgtgcGCAAATAATACTagtaaaatgttaaaaattaaaatgtatacttttaataatcaaattttaatttaattattattgcttttaatttatcttatattatttattattgaagCTTTTATAAGATAAGGTATAATAACCACtcaaatattattgttttaatataaatttttataactatattATTGGAATTAttgatttaaaatataaatgtacatcaTCCGCATAAGTTACAGCAAGATTGaagttataataaataaaattttcatatatcttatataatgtaaaaatataactatgtatatataaaataataatattttttatcaactaagcatttaataattatgctatatcaaattatatcaaaatataatactatatataatataaatgtaagtataatatattataattttgttactGCTATACATAttccttctcttttttaattaataatttttataaaaaatattttcaaaaataattacaagaTAGTAGataatttctaaaaaaatattacattatattttttaactatagatctaaatataacttttctaaaaatattttctgaatatattctaatacatattttatttctagaATTTTTTCTCGTATTATATCCTCATTAAAGCaatattttatcaatatatattatgtatataaatatataattgtttttcgaaatgaaattttgtttggtaaattataatattaacacaATTATTTCGGTAATGTGCTCATtaaatagttttttatttgttttatttgaataatattaattaatagtattttaattatagcttttacgaaaatattttttttaattataacttttttattgtacTTCATTAAAtactacatttatatttattttaaaaaaaatttaaagaattgTTGTATagacaatatataaaataattgagTCATGTTCTAAGTTATTCatgtacttattttttttgaaaaatattaaatatatctactaaaatattatataagcttttacaactttaaaaatatctattatataacaaaatacacaaatgatcattttttttattagagcctttattttttcctgtcTAATATGGATATTCAAATATTCTGACGAGGTATCATAGCTATtatacttaaattttttccttttttttttttattttatgtttttacatgagaggaatattttattcatataatatataaatatatatttttttaatatgaactTATAGTCAAATATCTGCGATAAAACTCGGAACAAGAAATTGAacataaataacatattaaatattaaatatagcaGATTGTTAAGCAGTGAAATAAGAGCATTTCTGGAAGATAAacataaatgtttaaaagaaaaaatatatgatttaaaaggaaaaagtactgcatcatttgaaaaaaaaccATATGCATTAAAgcaatataacttttttcaaGAAGAAGATAATGAATCAATATACAATGATACATATCAAGAAGaattgaattattttatgccACGTAAAAAACCTCAAAATCTTGGAGATTTTAACgttaaacataatttaaaagaaaaatcttTTACAgtaaaacattataataatattcagAACAATAAAAACCTACACAAATCTTCAAAAAAGTTATACTCAGAGAATGATTCATCTTCAGACCTCATCAACTCAAGTAATAAACgtaattgtaatattattaaagataaaattaatgatattCTAAACATTCAGTAAAAACATCCAGTAAAATATGCAATTTGGTATGCCCTTTTTATGCTTATATTAATACTGTTTTTGCCGTTAGTTTATTGTTTaggttttttttatagtatccGAGAATGcctaaaataattatgtctcttattatttcatattataatccattatatatttgtattactaGTAAtgttgtttttatatttcattctgCTTCCTTGCAGAATACAactgttttaaattaatatatataaaactatCTCATAAATTAATGTAAGTCTAGTAAAAAGTGataatcatttatttattgcaaaaatttaattctataaatttattttagtaatctgaaagaaaatataattttatatattcaattgtaaaaaaatgtatgccACCAATACAAttatctaatatatatgaattttttatatttttttgcacttattattaaaaaattgtctttatataattttatatttcttgtaatataattatatattctgtactttaatttttagtttaaattattaaagatttgaaatataattaaaaatttactttctagtcatatatatatatatatactttaataaattttgcatatttatcatattatgacttttacatatttaatctatacaattaaaaatatttatataaagaataatataacatttcaaaatattataatcatatttACCCAAgttaaatagtaaaatatttacaaattatgtaatattcaCTTTAATAAtcagtttttatataattcagtATATCGCTTATATGGAGATAGCtataatatttctatgtATAACTACATATTTtgctttaaaataaaaaaaacttaaaaaatttcgctttcttatttctaatattaaTTAGAGAAGGCGTAAGtagaacatatatttataggaATTCGCATCATTAGTGAAATtcgaataatttttaaagaattgttttattattatcaacTAGTCTAAAATGTTCtgttaaatatgtataagaaATACATTAGGTGATAATGTTcatataatgttatataaaatgtatatcttTTCTACATTTACTTAAGTTATTCACTGCTTagatgataaaataattaaggaaagacatatatatatatgtatattaaagcATTTAAAACGAAAGCTATATAATAGGTATATACAAactgaataatataaatatattttctatttatttacatattattaattaatttttgcttAAATGCTGGaaagcatattttttatatactccTAAGAACTGTGCTATTCTTTTGATGCTTCACTAAtagtatattaaatatgttgAATATTTCATGCAATTTGCCATGATTTTCGAATTAGAAACAACAAAAgccttattttgttaataatatgtgttagtttttttattgtataaggagtatttttattttctttttaagaTAATTTTTGGATTGAGTTATTTCTTTACCTTTTTCTAGTGAgtgtaatgtatatatattagcatcgtttaaataaacatattagaGAATTCTAATTATGGGAATTATTAATGGACTATtagttaattatttttcaagtGTTTTGACTTTTGTATTTATCCTTACATACAGAATTTTTCATTCCATCTGTACATACACAAAAAATTAGTTAATAAGCGTGATGTAATATATCCCCTGGACTGTTTATCATTTTGCTTCTACAATATTCTAtagaattttaaatttaggataatagtatatatatatatatatatatgcattttcaattaataattttttgtgggtaaatattttacaagaAATGTATGAATGCCTATTGTGCGCTTTGTATTCCCTATATGCCattaataagtaaaatacactatatatattattagtgatattctaaaatttaaaaagttaaagaattaataaatttaacacttttgtgataatttatatattttatgattatatataatgtaagaGTACGAGTCTTTTTATCATCAAATctattacatatttacaaaagGTTATTACTCCGATTAatctttgaaaaaatatttcttaaaccTCTAACAAACTactaaaaattacataatagGTGAAAAGgtgaagtaaaataatatatttttttaatatatctttagAAGAAGATATATAggaatataatgtatttattaatagaTGTTATATAATTGAGGTACATTGGTGTTTTATTCGTTTATCCAATCATTTGACCAAAggaatatgcatataattttatatatctatttatagacttagtaaatatataacaaataaatgaagtATTTAAGTCTTTTTTACACATTATTGTATACACTGATATAGATTATAATAccacataatataatttgaaacagtaaatttaaatgaatgaattatatggaaaatataCTCCTTTAACACAATCATTcaattaaagaaaatgttACATGGAAcatattttctaatttaaaaaattcataaattacttttttttttttatattttttcaaattaatgttcgacaaaaatgtatataaaacaatattaataatggtATATCTAATTATTCTCTAAATATACCTGTTATTTTAACTGCTgagtaatattataatgtgGTCATCCCAAGagtatatctatatttacatttaaactGAACTTACGAAATAGCTAACAAAAATGgatactttttcttttaaatattttatttttaaacaaataaataataagtaatactatattatatatgatcaGCAGATAAGgattttttggaaaaaatattaaatttggaTATTTTTCGAACgtattacttttttcatataatattatattctttaaaacataaaaaatgtgaagtacttaataattatgagcacatttttctaaaaataaattctgcATACCACTATATActttcaaaaataaagaaaatatatttatcatcgTCATTTCAACTTCAAACTAAAAAGTAGAGCAAGAACAGGAATAAGTCCGAAGAGAATTTTTAACTTAAACATTAATAACTTAATGAATTAATTGGTTCACTTGGTATACCTAATATATTGatgtataacatatttaaaataataaataaaaataagcgaggattataaaaataatttgtatatcTAATGGTAATTATATGATTACTATAAtcagaaaatattaatcatAAAATTCATGGAACCCAATATATGGAGATTCccaaaatatgatataaataatctaacataataataaaaaaatatctaaaAAGCATTTAAGGAAGATATATttcaacaaaaataattaaagcattttatttacattatggAATGTCCATGATGGTATTATTAGGTAATTCTGTGTAATCACATGACTGACAATAAGATAATCTGTACAGTTGTTTATACCTGTGactaaagaaaatatataatattatatataaattataagaacaatataaataaaaattaagctATGATACACCCtctaaaaatatttgcaataatattattttttttattcagtGTATAATGaagtattaaatattttattttttctctaatGAAACTTAATTAAGAAAACATGGTTTTATACTCATTTTTGCATTgcatgtaaaaaatttataataatatgagaataataaaatattatatttatgtatcaaaacaaaaatatagtatGCGAACCAACAAGTTatgcaaacaaaaaaacaaaaaataaaatgatattaaataaaatataaatgtaatatgtaacataaagaatatttattttctcttacGCATAAAATTgacagaaaataaattttctttccatgtatattaatatatacatataactcgtaatattattttcctaattttcatgtgttaaaattttattaaaacatgCTAATAATCGACTTATTTC is part of the Plasmodium malariae genome assembly, contig: PmUG01_00_46, whole genome shotgun sequence genome and encodes:
- the PmUG01_00075000 gene encoding Plasmodium exported protein, unknown function; its protein translation is MIIFFIRAFIFSCLIWIFKYSDESNICDKTRNKKLNINNILNIKYSRLLSSEIRAFLEDKHKCLKEKIYDLKGKSTASFEKKPYALKQYNFFQEEDNESIYNDTYQEELNYFMPRKKPQNLGDFNVKHNLKEKSFTVKHYNNIQNNKNLHKSSKKLYSENDSSSDLINSSNKRNCNIIKDKINDILNIQ